One segment of Kwoniella pini CBS 10737 chromosome 9, complete sequence DNA contains the following:
- a CDS encoding ATP-dependent RNA helicase DBP4: protein MAFVDNKASSSKSAQGSKGKGGKGKPAQPRLKSNQAKRLRIDEELKELQAKVDSWVPPAEITVFNELPLSARTLKGLKSSHFLNPTPIQQLAIPPALRGQDLLGSAKTGSGKTLAFLIPMLERLYLDKWGPMDGLGAVVISPTRELAVQTFNQLRDIGKYHNFSAGLVIGGKPLKEEQERLGRMNILIATPGRLLQHLDSTVGFESSGVKVLVLDEADRLLDLGFLPALRAIIGHFSSGTQLSNTKPNRQTLLFSATQTKDLASLAKLSLYQPEYINCNKAGEEGVVPSNLEQFYAVVGLEKKLDTLWGFVKSHLKMKGIVFVTSGKQVRFIFETFRRLHPGLPLMHLHGKQKQPTRLSIFQKYSTSKHALLICTDVAARGLDFPAVDWVIQLDCPDDVDTYIHRIGRTARYQAGGHALTLLCPSEEEGMLNRWKEKMIEVKKIKIKESKMGNLKQQMQNFAFREPEIKYLGQRAFISYMKSVHIQKDKSIFKFSDLPAEAFAESMGLPGAPQIKFAEQKAAKVRGGAKKDMPQEEEEAKAIEEVEERAVVGSDEESDDEDDEVEVDEEESEDEEEAEETEAENSHKSEASESDSESSSVEKPKSAPAVRTKYDRMFERKNQSILTPHYTALISHKDGEDDDEEEEENDDVFTLARRDHALSGDEISDNDNDNSDIEELSKVIKGKSKIQIEEPLISLEDLSKRKLKSLSSKKNKFKNGPLGEKLIFDEKTGESRNFYETGKEFENTFANEEKRKEFLEIQREKMKLANEIDKAIAKEKKIELKRKRKEREKEARQEFISDDEGGDGPVAYLGGVEYSDEERSLINSPEPEPEVRNKKKRKNKFKSNDDSDNELVGGALEDDEALALKLLQGS from the exons ATGGCTTTCGTCGACAACAAAGCTTCGTCCTCCAAGTCAGCTCAAGGATCGAAAGGGAAAGGCGGCAAGGGTAAACCCGCCCAACCTCGATTGAAGTCGAATCAAGCTAAACGACTGAGGATAGATGAAGAGCTGAAAGAGCTACAGGCTAAGGTCGATAGCTGG GTACCTCCGGCAGAGATCACCGTCTTCAATGAACTGCCTCTGTCTGCTCGGACTCTCAAAG GTCTGAAATCGAGCCATTTCCTTAACCCTACTCCTATTCAACAACTTGCTATTCCGCCAGCTCTACGTGGTCAGGATCTTCTGGGCTCAGCAAAAACTGGATCTGGTAAAACTTTGGCATTCCTTATACCTATGTTAGAGAGGCTATACCTGGATAAATGGGGACCAATGGATGGACTAGGAGCTGTTGTCATTTCTCCTACCAGAGAATTAGCAGTACAAACCTTCAACCAATTAAGAGATATTGGGAAATACCATAATTTCTCCGCTGGTCTAGTTATTGGTGGTAAACCTTTGAAAGAGGAACAAGAAAGATTAGGAAGAATGAATATACTCATCGCTACACCTGGTAGACTTTTACAACATCTGGATAGTACAGTAGGATTTGAGTCTTCCGGAGTCAAAGTTTTAG TACTGGATGAAGCGGATAGGTTGCTTGATTTAGGATTCTTACCCGCTCTTCGAGCAATTATTGGACACTTTTCTTCTGGAACTCAATTGTCGAATACCAAACCTAATCGACAGACTTTACTATTCTCAGCTACCCAAACGAAAGATTTAGCTTCGTTAGCCAAATTATCGCTTTATCAACCCGAGTATATTAATTGTAACAAAgctggtgaagaaggtgtgGTACCTTCGAACCTAGAGCAATTTTACGCTGTCGTGGGgttggagaagaaattggacACTCTTTGGGGTTTCGTGAAGAGTCActtaaagatgaaaggaaTCGTTTTTGTGACTTCCGGTAAACAA GTCCGATTCATATTTGAGACTTTCAGAAGACTGCATCCAGGTCTACCGTTAATGCATTTACAcggaaaacaaaaacaaccAACCAGATtatcaatctttcaaaagTACTCGACCTCAAAACACGCTTTATTGATTTGCACGGATGTTGCTGCTAGGGGATTAGATTTCCCAGCTGTAGATTGGGTTATTCAATTAGATTGTCCGGACGATGTAGACACCTATATTCACAGGATTGGTAGAACAGCAAGATATCAAGCTGGAGGACATGCTTTGACTTTACTTTGCCCAAgtgaggaagaaggtatgCTCAATCGatggaaagagaaaatgattgaagtgaagaagataaaaatcaaagagaGCAAGATGGGTAATTTGAAACAACAAATGCAAAATTTCGCATTTAGAGAACCTGAGATAAAGTACCTTGGTCAGAGA GCATTCATCTCATACATGAAATCTGTACATATTCAGAAAGATAAgtcaattttcaaattctccGATTTACCTGCCGAAGCTTTCGCGGAAAGTATGGGTCTCCCTGGTGCTcctcaaatcaaattcgcTGAGCAAAAAGCTGCTAAAGTCAGAGGTGGCGCGAAGAAGGATATGCcgcaagaagaagaagaggcCAAAGCGATCGAAGAAGTCGAAGAAAGGGCTGTCGTTGGAAGCGACGAGGAGTCTGACGATGAGGATGACGAGGTCgaggttgatgaagaagaaagtgaggacgaagaagaagctgaagagaCGGAAGCGGAGAACAGTCATAAAAGCGAAGCTAGTGAAAGTGATAGCGAATCTTCATCCGTTGAAAAA CCCAAATCTGCTCCAGCTGTTCGAACGAAATATGATCGAATGTTCGAAaggaaaaatcaatctatTCTAACACCTCATTATACCGCACTTATATCTCataaagatggtgaagatgatgatgaagaagaagaagaaaatgatgatgtatttACATTAGCTCGAAGAGATCATGCTTTATCAGGAGATGAAATATCcgataatgataatgataatagtgatattgaagaattatcaaaagtaataaaaggtaaatcaaaaatacaaattgaagaaccattaatatcattagaagatttatcaaaaagaaaattaaaatcattaagttctaaaaaaaataaatttaaaaatggacctttaggtgaaaaattaatttttgatgaaaaaacTGGAGAATCTAGAAATTTTTATGAAACtggaaaagaatttgaaaatacttttgcaaatgaagaaaaaagaaaagaatttttagaaattcaaagagaaaaaatgaaattagcaaatgaaattgataaagcaattgcaaaagaaaagaaaattgaattaaaaagaaaaagaaaagaacgTGAAAAAGAA GCTCGTCAAGAATTTAtaagtgatgatgaaggaggtGATGGACCAGTAGCTTATTTAGGTGGTGTTGAATattctgatgaagaaaggagTCTTATCAATTCACCTGAACCTGAACCTGAAGTTAggaataaaaagaaaaggaagaataAATTTAAGAGTAATGATGATTCTGATAATGAACTTGTTGGT